One part of the Lotus japonicus ecotype B-129 chromosome 2, LjGifu_v1.2 genome encodes these proteins:
- the LOC130736430 gene encoding uncharacterized protein LOC130736430 has protein sequence MKTILKVGKCYERLLKEFLVNLSVEVGLRESVEFRKFYVRAKCVAFSLSVIHKALGRNADEFVDEELSLDVIVKELIAGQVKKWSFKKFLSTGNLSVKYAILDRNGAVNWVPTQHNSGVSTTLAKLIYKIGTSTDFDFGSFVFEQTMKNVDTCAVKLPHPQIIKADEVAMPKGVPITWIIACSWSRMSQTLLCHLAGHLPLPLMSLRLCRRLSRSALLGTYRVDVFLLKVQEEEGQGVEPSVVATATQDESTEEEGGSEESAEETEEESSSED, from the exons ATGAAGACCATTCTCAAAGTTGGAAAGTGTTATGAAAGGCTGTTGAAGGAATTTCTAGTGAATCTTTCTGTGGAAGTGGGACTTCGTGAGAGTGTTGAGTTCAGAAAATTTTATGTTAGGGCTAAGTGTGTTGCATTCTCTCTTTCTGTGATCCACAAAGCACTTGGAAGAAATGCTGATGAATTTGTTGATGAGGAACTGTCCTTGGATGTGATTGTCAAGGAACTTATTGCTGGCCAAGTCAAGAAGTGGTCTTTCAAGAAGTTTTTGTCCACAGGcaatctgagtgtgaagtatgcaatcCTTGACAGGAATGgagctgtgaattgggttcctacccaACATAATTCTGGGGTTTCTACTACTCTTGCCAAGTTGATCTATAAAATTGGCACTTCTACTGATTTTGACTTTGGctcttttgtgtttgagcagaccaTGAAAAATGTTGACACTTGTGCTGTGAAGTTGCCA CATCCTCAGATCATCAAGGCTGATGAAGTTGCTATGCCCAAGGGTGTTCCAATCACTTGGATCATTGCTTGTTCCTGGAGCCGCATGTCCCAGACATTGTTGTGCCATCTAGCAGGACATCTACCCCTGCCCCT GATGTCTCTAAGGCTTTGTAGGAGACTATCAAGATCAGCACTGCTAGGAACGTATAGGGTTGATGTTTTTCTCCTTAAGgttcaagaggaagaaggtCAAGGAGTTGAGCCAAGTGTTGTTGCTACTGCTACTCAGGATGAAAGCACTGAAGAAGAGGGAGGATCTGAAGAAAGTGCAGAAGAAACTGAAGAGGAATCAAGCTCTGAAGATTAA